A portion of the uncultured Bacteroides sp. genome contains these proteins:
- a CDS encoding M23 family metallopeptidase, producing MRKVYYIYNPQTQTYDRIYPTVRQRALSILRRLFIGMGLGAGAFILLLLIFGSPSEKELRVENSRLLAQYNVLSRRLDEALGVLQDVQQRDDNLYRVIFQADPISSAIRKAGYGGTNRYEGLMDMANADLVVNTTQKMDLLSKQLYIQSKSFDDVMEMCKNHDEMLKCIPAIQPVANKDLRQTASGYGMRIDPIYGTAKFHGGMDFSAHPGTDVYATGDGVVVKMGWESAYGKTVEINHGFGYRTVYAHLRDFHTKLGKKVVRGEVIGDVGSTGRSTGPHLHYEVHVKGERVNPVNYYFMDLSAGDYEKMIQIAANHGKVFD from the coding sequence ATGCGCAAAGTTTACTACATTTATAACCCACAAACACAGACCTACGATAGGATATATCCTACCGTCCGACAACGGGCGTTAAGTATTCTGAGGAGGTTATTTATTGGTATGGGCTTGGGCGCAGGAGCATTTATTTTATTGCTTTTAATTTTTGGTTCTCCATCGGAGAAAGAGTTGCGGGTAGAGAACAGCAGACTATTGGCTCAGTATAATGTGCTCTCCCGTCGTCTCGATGAGGCTTTGGGGGTGCTACAAGATGTTCAGCAACGTGATGATAACTTATATCGCGTTATTTTTCAGGCCGATCCCATTTCTTCGGCAATTCGCAAAGCAGGCTATGGAGGGACAAACCGATATGAAGGGTTGATGGACATGGCGAATGCTGATCTGGTAGTAAATACGACTCAAAAGATGGACTTACTTAGTAAGCAACTTTATATACAGTCTAAATCGTTTGACGACGTGATGGAGATGTGCAAGAATCACGATGAGATGTTAAAGTGTATTCCGGCCATTCAACCTGTCGCCAATAAGGATCTCAGGCAAACAGCTTCGGGTTACGGAATGCGCATAGATCCTATTTATGGAACGGCGAAGTTTCATGGAGGAATGGATTTCTCCGCACATCCGGGAACAGATGTATATGCCACCGGCGACGGAGTTGTCGTGAAGATGGGGTGGGAGTCGGCATACGGAAAAACGGTCGAAATTAATCATGGATTTGGATATCGAACCGTTTATGCACATTTGCGTGACTTTCATACCAAATTAGGTAAGAAGGTGGTTCGAGGTGAAGTGATAGGGGATGTGGGAAGCACAGGTAGAAGTACCGGTCCGCATCTGCATTACGAGGTACATGTAAAGGGGGAGCGGGTAAATCCGGTGAACTATTATTTCATGGATTTGAGTGCGGGAGATTATGAGAAGATGATTCAGATTGCAGCAAACCATGGTAAGGTATTCGATTAG
- a CDS encoding MerR family transcriptional regulator: MALNTNKNLKLYYSISEVAEMFDVNESLLRFWEKEFPQITPKKTASGMRQYRKEDLETIKLIYHLVKEKGMTLPGARQKLKDNKEATVNNFEIIDRLKSIKEELLAIKNELDGRG, translated from the coding sequence ATGGCTTTAAATACGAATAAGAATCTGAAATTATACTATTCCATTAGCGAGGTGGCAGAAATGTTCGATGTAAACGAATCACTGCTTCGTTTTTGGGAGAAAGAGTTTCCGCAGATTACTCCCAAGAAGACTGCCAGTGGCATGCGCCAGTATCGAAAGGAAGATCTGGAAACGATTAAGTTGATCTATCATTTGGTAAAGGAGAAAGGGATGACTTTGCCTGGTGCCAGACAGAAGTTGAAAGATAACAAAGAAGCTACGGTGAATAACTTCGAAATTATAGATCGTTTGAAAAGTATCAAAGAAGAATTGTTGGCTATAAAGAACGAGTTGGATGGAAGAGGCTGA